In the Blautia coccoides genome, CGGGCAAAGGCTGTTTCCAGTTCCTGCCGAAAGGTTCTGCTGATTGGAAAAGAGTGTGCGCCCAGTATGCAGCGGTCCTTTTCCAGAGTAGTCACATAATTCAGATTTACAATATACCGGTTATGGGTCCGTATAAAGCAGGTGGGAAGTTCCCGGTATATCTCATCTATCTTACCGTAAAAATCAATAGTCTCTTCCTTCAAAAGGGCCAGTACCTTCCTGCGGTCACTTGAAAAGGCAATTGTCTGCGTGAGGGGAATGCGGATGATTCTTGCCTTTTGCTCTATCACAAAATACTGTTCTTTAGACAACTCCAGTTCATTCAAGGCCTGGTTCAGAACCTCTTGTATTTTTTCTTTTCTATAAGGTTTCAGAATATAATGAAAGGCATGGACTTCATAGCCCTGGAAAACGAAATCAGGATATGCAGTCACAAATATGATAATGCCTTTCATCCCCTTTTTTCGCAGCAGTTTTGCTGTCTCAATGCCGTCTAGGTTTTTCATTTCAATATCTAAAAAAAGAATGTCCGTATCCAGATAAGAGATTCCGGCAGTGAGTTCCTCACCGGATCCATATTCAGATATCTGATGATCCGTTCCCCGGAGCTGTAAGACCTGTTCCAGTATCTGTCTGAGCGTTTTTCTCATCTGTTGTTCATCATCACAGATTCCTATTTTGATCATGTTGACCCACTCCTTTGAAATCCTAAGCTGCTGTGTAAATCTTTTGTTCTGTCTATCTGCATTTTACAGGATGCCGGCGCGGTTGTCGATTCTTTCTGCGAACTTTACAAAATCAATGTCAAACTTTACAAGGAGTCAAATGCAGTCTTTTCTCTTTTGTATTACCATTTATGGTGTAAATATATAACGTCATCTGTCCGTAACCGCAGAGATGCTGAATGGGACAAAGCGTTTATCAGCGAAAGGAGAATATTATGCTGCAGGTAGAACATTTATCAAAGAGTTACAGAACCGGGAACCAGGTGTATCCCGTTCTCCGGGATATATCAATTGACGTGGAGAGAGGGGAATTTGTGGCTGTCATGGGGCCTTCCGGCAGTGGAAAGACTACCCTCCTCAACTGTATTTCAAGATTTGTTCCCTTTGATGAGGGGGCAGTTCTTCTTGGAGGACAGGATATATCTGCGCTTAGGGAGGAGGAACTGGCAGAGGTCAGAAACAGGAAGATGGGATTTGTGTTCCAGGATTTTATGCTGCTTGACGGTCTCACTGTGTTTGAGAACATCTGTCTTCCCCAGATAATTGATGAGCGGCCTGTGGCTCAGATGGAGTCCAAGGCAGAGAATATCTGTCAGATCTTTGGCATTGATAAGATCATGCAGAAGTATCCCGCTGAGATATCCGGCGGCGAAAAACAGAGGACTGCAGTGGCAAGGGCACTTATGAACCACCCTCTGGTGATCCTGGCAGATGAGCCTACGGGAAATCTGGACAGCAAATCCTGCAGGGCGGTGATCGACGCGTTTCTGAAAGCCAGGGATACTATGCAGGCAACTATATTTATGGTAACACATGACAGCTATGCAGCCTCATTCTGCGACAGAGTGATAGTCCTGAAGGACGGGCAGGTGAATGGGATTTTGGAAAATAAGGGCAGCAGGAAAGCATTTATGGATGAGCTTCTGGACACGATCCGGGTACTGGGAGGGGATTCTAATGACAATGAATAAAATTATGGGAAAACTGCGGCGTAAAAATAAGAACCAGTACACCCTTTTAGGAATATGTATGTTTCTTTCTGTGCTGCTGGTGACGTCCTTTACACTTATGTATTTTTCTCCCACGGTACAGGAACTTCTGCCCCAGGGGGGAGATACAAGAAAGTTATCGTGGCTCATGATGGGAGTTACGTTTTTGGGATGTACGGTATTTACCTTCTATGGGACGAACCTGTTTTTCAGGAATAAAAGCAGGGAGATTGGCGTACTTTTGGCATTGGGTGAGCGAAAGGGAAAACTCGGAGGATGCCTTGCCCTGGAAGTGGCGGCAGTGATCATAAAATACGCAGTCTTCGGGATTGTTCTGGCGGTGCCTGTTTCTTACCTTATATGGAAAGGGTTTGAGTCACTTATTATTACTTCAGTGGGGATGAAATACCGGGTGGGTGCAGCGGGACTGGCAGTCGGTATTGTATTTGCCCTTTTCCTGGTCATCTGTATCTTTTTTCTGGGGATACGTTTTATCCGGCGGGTCAATATTATAGAGATATTGAATGAACAGAGAAAGACAGAGATGGTAAGGGAGGTAAAGTCATGGACAGGAAAAGTCGGGGTTTTACTTATACTTACAGGACTTGTGCTGGCTATGGCAGTACCTGCAGTCTGCATGAGAGTATTTTTGTTCGTTATGCCCTCATTTTGGAATGTCACTTATGGTATCAGTGCTGTGGGTCTTTATCTTTTTATGCTGAGCGCAGTGGGGCGCACAGGCAGAGGGAAAAATCCTGAGAAGTATTATAAAAATATTGTTTCCGCTGATCTGATGCGTTTTACAGCTAGGCAGACCACGAAAAATATGTGTGTGATCACACTGCTGGTCTTCGTGCTCCTTTTGTCGGCATTCTGGGGAGCAATGTATTACCGTTCTGCTTATGCAGGGGGAGAAGGGGCGCCATACGATTATTCCATGCATTATCCTTCCGAGGAAAAGCAGATCACAAGGGAAGAAATATTCAGCCTTGCCCAAAAGTATCAAGTGCAGATAGAGGAATACGAGGAGGCTGAGGCAGTTGTGCTGCCGGTGGATTATAAAATGCGTGATTTGACGGACAGTGGAAAATATGTGGATTTAAATTCCAGAAAATTGGCTTCTTTTGTGTCGGCCTCTGATTTTTCCAGGATCGCGGGGCGGGAGATTGTGCTAGAACCGGGAGAATATAAAACAATTGTTTCCAGCGGATATCATCCCACCATATGGGTAAAGCCCGACTGTCTGCTGGCAGTGGATAACAGAAAACTGATTTATCAGGGAACAGAGGAGTTTGATAATCTGACAGAGACCAGTGATCCTTTTGCCTTTATCCTTTCCGATGAGGATTACCGGAGCTTTAAGGAGACAGCAGCAGGATCCGACAGAGAAAAACTGGTTTTCTTTTGTACAGAGGATGTAAATAACACATACGATTTTGCCGTAGAGCTGAAAAAGGAATACATTGACCATGCGGGGGAGCTTTCCGATCATCTTGCACTATATGATGCATATGAGGAGGCTTGTGCCGTGAAAGATGGGAGGGAATATGATTACAGTGGAAAAGCAGGACTTTCAGAAGATAACCCGGAGCTGATGAGTGACTGGAAATATGCCCCTTTTTTCAAAGTGCTGACAAAGGCTGATGCCATGCAGATGGTGGCTGTGTTTGTGCTTCTGAGTGTGTACATTGCAGTGATCTCTCTGGCCGCTGTGGGCGTTATGACTTATGTGAGGAGTGTGACCATTGCAATGGACAACAGGCAGCTTTTCGCCGACCTGGGGAAACTGGGGGCGAACAGAGCTTATATAGAAAGAGTCATATGCAGACAGCTTCGCAGAATTTTCACGTATCCAACTGCGGCGGGGAGTATTATCGTGCTGGTGTTTTCCATGCTGTTAATCTATTTCAATGACATGCATCTGGACGCGGCCGAACTGCGGTTATTTGTCATGGAACTGGGACTGATTCTGGGTGTGGCGGTGTTTATGTATGTTATGTACAGGGTGTCCCTGCGCCGAATGGAGAAGATTGTATTTTAACCGGTTATCACCTGGTATTGGGAGAGGAGTCTGTACAGTTCTGAAGTAAAAATAGAATAAAATGCTGCATAAGAATTGCAGGGTAAAAAGTGCTTTGTATCAAAAGATACAAGGTACTTTTTACGTGCGCAAAGTATGATATAATCTAAAAAGAAAAATTGTAACTGTTCATACCTTTACAGTTACGAGCAAAAATCCATGCAAATTGCCTTTTTCCATGGGATTTTTGCCTGGCTGCTGAACGTTTTCTTACGGTCAGCGCAGTAAATGCGCAGACCTGCTGAATAGTTACGAAAAATTTCACATTTTCTGTGTAACGAATATTCCGTTTCCCGGATATATGAGTAAAGAGAGGTGAGGAAAAGATGTTAGACATGGATGTTATATACAGGGAATATGCAGACTCGGTATTTCGTTTTCTGATGACCCTGTGCCGTGAGGAGTGTACTGCAGAGGAGCTGACTCAGGAAACTTTTTATCAGGCAGTGCGCTCAGCCCATAAGTATGACGGGACCTGCAAAGTGTCTACCTGGCTCTGTCAGATCGCAAAGCATCTGTGGTATCAGGAACTGGACAAGAGAAAGAGGAAGGGCACATCCATGCTGGAGGAAAGTATGGTTTCCCACAAGGCCGGGCCGGAGGATGAGCTTTGTATCAGAGAAGAGAAAATGGATGTGTTTAAAAAAGTTCATATATTGGACGAGAATGCAAAGGAAGTGATGCTTCTGCGCATAACAGGTGCGTTTTCCTTCAAAGAAATAGGAGAGATATTCGGTAAAAATGAAAACTGGGCCCGTGTGACTTTTTACAGGGCAAAGCAGAAAATTGTGAAAGGAAGGTAAGGCTATGAAGTGTGAAATTATCAGGGATTTGCTCCCGAGCTATGTGGACGGACTCACCAGCGGGGAGAGTGACAGGGCGATAGAGGAACATCTGAGGGACTGCGGGGACTGCAGGGAGTATCTGGAGGAGATGAAACAGGAAGTGCAGAAGCCGGAGATGATCCAGGCAAACAAGAAAGCGATCAGGCCCTTTAAGAAAATAAAAAAGGCCATCTGGAAGGCTGTGGGGCTGACAGTTCTCATATGCGCGCTTATCTTCGGAGGCCTCAGTGTCTATTATGGAAAGAGCTGGAACGTGAAATCCGGTGATGTAAAGATTTCCAAGGAATTTGTGGGTAAGATCGTGACAATTCGTTTTGTCCCGAAGGATAAAAATATACGTCTCTACGCAGAGGCAGAATCCCAGGACACCAATGTGATAACAGTCAGGGCCACCCGGGTGAATCCGCTGAATAAGCCAATCCACAGAAATGCATACTGCGGCTACACTTTTGTGGATGAAGAGACAGTTCTCACACCGGAGGGAAAGAAAGAACAGATTGCAGAGGGGGATGTTCTGAAGATACAGTACGGGGATAAGGCAGAGGAATATAGTCTGAAAGAACTGGCTGAGGAGGCGTGCAGGGAGAAGCTGGCGTCCTCTGAGAATGTGGAAATGACATATAAAAGGATGGATAATGGCATTGTATCTGTTGATTTTCAGCCCAAACTTGCGGGACTTACCCTGACAGCCGAAAGGAAAGGGGATTATGAAATAGAAATCATAGAGCACTATGACGAGACCGGGAATCTTCCGGACAACAGGGGTGTATCCTGCGGCTATACATTTTTGGACAGCAGTACCCTTCTGGGTGCTGACGGAGAACCGATGGAACTGACAGGGCAGGAAATGCTCACAGTGAAATATAGGGATAAGACAGAGCGGATTTCCTTAAAAAAGCTGGCAGAAGAGAATGCTCAGTAATGTGAAATACCATGGAAAATATCACCGGCGGGGTACTGACGGTGATATTTTTCAGTATATGGGAAGAAATAAACTTGTTTAAATGCTGCATATGTATACATCGTATATATAAAATGTGATAAAATATTTTAATAGAGACAGTTGTGCACAGCCTTTACAGTTACGGGCAAAAACCATGCAAAATCGTTTTTGGCGGGTTTGTCTGATATGCGGATATTTTCGGCGGGAATGATAAATGACGGGTATGCTGAATGGGTGCGAACGAAGTATAGATAGGAGGGATATCATGGATGATAATAAATTTTCATTTGAGGAGGAACAGATACATCTTCTCAGAAAACAATTACTTGTATCAAAAATGATCGCTGTGCTGCTTGGAATCATAGCAATTGTATTGATCATCGTTGGTGTGGTGTTAGTTACAAATTTATCCGGCCTGGTGAACGAAGTGGAGCAGACATTAAAGACGTTAAATGACACTGTTCTTCCCGCATTGGAGAATCTGGATATGGACAGCTTGAATGAAACAATCCAAAGATTGAGTGAAGCGCTCAAGCCGCTTTCCGGCTTGTTGGGTAGATAAGCAGGGAAAGGATAGA is a window encoding:
- a CDS encoding LytR/AlgR family response regulator transcription factor codes for the protein MIKIGICDDEQQMRKTLRQILEQVLQLRGTDHQISEYGSGEELTAGISYLDTDILFLDIEMKNLDGIETAKLLRKKGMKGIIIFVTAYPDFVFQGYEVHAFHYILKPYRKEKIQEVLNQALNELELSKEQYFVIEQKARIIRIPLTQTIAFSSDRRKVLALLKEETIDFYGKIDEIYRELPTCFIRTHNRYIVNLNYVTTLEKDRCILGAHSFPISRTFRQELETAFARAMLK
- a CDS encoding ABC transporter ATP-binding protein → MLQVEHLSKSYRTGNQVYPVLRDISIDVERGEFVAVMGPSGSGKTTLLNCISRFVPFDEGAVLLGGQDISALREEELAEVRNRKMGFVFQDFMLLDGLTVFENICLPQIIDERPVAQMESKAENICQIFGIDKIMQKYPAEISGGEKQRTAVARALMNHPLVILADEPTGNLDSKSCRAVIDAFLKARDTMQATIFMVTHDSYAASFCDRVIVLKDGQVNGILENKGSRKAFMDELLDTIRVLGGDSNDNE
- a CDS encoding FtsX-like permease family protein; translation: MTMNKIMGKLRRKNKNQYTLLGICMFLSVLLVTSFTLMYFSPTVQELLPQGGDTRKLSWLMMGVTFLGCTVFTFYGTNLFFRNKSREIGVLLALGERKGKLGGCLALEVAAVIIKYAVFGIVLAVPVSYLIWKGFESLIITSVGMKYRVGAAGLAVGIVFALFLVICIFFLGIRFIRRVNIIEILNEQRKTEMVREVKSWTGKVGVLLILTGLVLAMAVPAVCMRVFLFVMPSFWNVTYGISAVGLYLFMLSAVGRTGRGKNPEKYYKNIVSADLMRFTARQTTKNMCVITLLVFVLLLSAFWGAMYYRSAYAGGEGAPYDYSMHYPSEEKQITREEIFSLAQKYQVQIEEYEEAEAVVLPVDYKMRDLTDSGKYVDLNSRKLASFVSASDFSRIAGREIVLEPGEYKTIVSSGYHPTIWVKPDCLLAVDNRKLIYQGTEEFDNLTETSDPFAFILSDEDYRSFKETAAGSDREKLVFFCTEDVNNTYDFAVELKKEYIDHAGELSDHLALYDAYEEACAVKDGREYDYSGKAGLSEDNPELMSDWKYAPFFKVLTKADAMQMVAVFVLLSVYIAVISLAAVGVMTYVRSVTIAMDNRQLFADLGKLGANRAYIERVICRQLRRIFTYPTAAGSIIVLVFSMLLIYFNDMHLDAAELRLFVMELGLILGVAVFMYVMYRVSLRRMEKIVF
- a CDS encoding RNA polymerase sigma factor; this encodes MLDMDVIYREYADSVFRFLMTLCREECTAEELTQETFYQAVRSAHKYDGTCKVSTWLCQIAKHLWYQELDKRKRKGTSMLEESMVSHKAGPEDELCIREEKMDVFKKVHILDENAKEVMLLRITGAFSFKEIGEIFGKNENWARVTFYRAKQKIVKGR
- a CDS encoding zf-HC2 domain-containing protein, whose amino-acid sequence is MKCEIIRDLLPSYVDGLTSGESDRAIEEHLRDCGDCREYLEEMKQEVQKPEMIQANKKAIRPFKKIKKAIWKAVGLTVLICALIFGGLSVYYGKSWNVKSGDVKISKEFVGKIVTIRFVPKDKNIRLYAEAESQDTNVITVRATRVNPLNKPIHRNAYCGYTFVDEETVLTPEGKKEQIAEGDVLKIQYGDKAEEYSLKELAEEACREKLASSENVEMTYKRMDNGIVSVDFQPKLAGLTLTAERKGDYEIEIIEHYDETGNLPDNRGVSCGYTFLDSSTLLGADGEPMELTGQEMLTVKYRDKTERISLKKLAEENAQ